From a single Lytechinus pictus isolate F3 Inbred unplaced genomic scaffold, Lp3.0 scaffold_19, whole genome shotgun sequence genomic region:
- the LOC129260778 gene encoding ubinuclein-2-like isoform X3, with product MAERRRIIPASVGPTFKDQRENKSPPALRLVLDLGETTEEQCSEFAYPILVKNALGEESEEAREAQTFNDIHEEDLQGLEAIAKQFEEKYNKPGKKGKKKKMLLEDLIDAGMGYDETDPFVDNSECYDELVPASLTTQFGGFYINSGQLKFKEISDSEDGDFQKPRTPKKKKRLKLENGDGKREKKMKRKLSSESGSGDHISKKTKKQLKKKAREEKKKKKKGPRLIRTPTVAELLKRNTGSLPGSPQSHPATSTFNGPPSTSNAATSKASSSNTTTTPGLVSSSGGAQAAPGVDMSLDLGISVADLDKETMEMVDLMNGTDGMMGGVVSTGGMAAGSGGDQDSDLNISPSAPGIGGEDGGAKEKVNLPQELPLQLLDNIQKIKEAARKSVEGKTKFFNSHVNGLLLKIEHGTRMVNCSKRSAVYSHLAFHLPCTKLTLQKRAKKLQLGVQDNHLKEPLQRLREAIAEVMPDQQMRYKTECEEVSLKMDLGPTHDSEGKVIELKPPKKKFIWDDRLRALLCEVVKVKVKTFEISKTRTQSAEEYLKAFLESDVKNLWPKDWIQTRNLFKESRAVHDHVTSIGKQRKSTPGAPRKLLLTTIKKTLGSEDVEGSSTIPQGSSETQEFEPSSTQANEMIGSPVTTKHIEDVPTLVDCMGSGEDSMDAMISSSHLKGTEYATASSDSNQEASPVVATAQTVPVSSTSPLPHLDPGFLVDQMLNQQLVTNSQVSRPAVGGASSSNIRTLDMNVKVQGTKNIALMPETVKLAAMSTGEMLPKQAGVDSMPSQQSCSAALSAISNMHSRRTMHKQEPGLQAKDVTSSSMMSKVRPSVSNVAIVGNVPRSEMQLGQPVIRLKRDSKLEKMNSNSRLKVQGIQHKGQASPVPKSQTILVGGVHTMPYSQSASNTSLQGRSSNVTTQRIGGGMDPLPQMSSQVAPGNGNIRLSSSSSQSTSRRSSYVSPTNTQQRAAGSAHSPGSAFSTPSQHSHLMKAQASPSIPQQTSPSAYSSTTPRQYTSPHQQYSPGHTSPIAAGYSTTSPSSYQTLASGGGYQQMPLSDMTARQQTTGGTNYTNNYPMVQSSTQGGVPQSPVGDAVITGPAPGTFYHQSPTDARYTGDTSSNQHRII from the exons ATGGCAGAACGTAGAAGGATTATACCAGCTTCGGTTGGACCAACTTTCAAGGATCAGAGGGAAAACAAATCACCCCCAGCGCTGCGACTCGTGCTCGACCTGGGAGAAACAACAGAAGAGCAATGTTCAGAATTTGCCTATCCAATCCTGGTTAAAAATGCTTTG GGAGAAGAATCAGAAGAAGCTCGAGAGGCACAAACCTTCAATGATATACATGAAGAAGACCTGCAAGGATTGGAGGCCAtagcaaaacaatttgaagaaaagtaTAAC AAACCtggaaagaagggaaagaagaagaagatgttgTTAGAGGACTTGATAGATGCTGGAATGGGTTATGATGAAACAGATCCCTTCGTGGATAATTCTGAATGT TATGATGAATTAGTCCCTGCCAGCCTGACAACACAGTTTGGAGGATTCTACATCAATTCTGGTCAGCTGAAATTCAAAGAAATCTCAGATTCTGAAGATGGTGATTTCCAAAAACCTAGAACACCAAAG AAAAAGAAGAGACTTAAACTGGAGAATGGAGatgggaaaagagaaaagaagatgaagagaaagTTATCAAGTGAAAGTGGTAGTGGAGATCACATCtcaaagaaaactaagaaacaACTGAAGAAAAAGGCCAG ggaagagaagaaaaagaagaagaaggggccGAGACTGATTCGCACCCCAACTGTAGCCGAACTACTGAAGCGCAACACTGGATCATTGCCAGGATCACCACAAAGTCATCCAGCTACCTCGACCTTCAATGGACCACCTTCCACTTCAAATGCTGCAACATCCAAGGCATCTTCCTCTAATACCACCACCACTCCAGGGTTGGTATCATCATCTGGCGGGGCACAGGCGGCTCCAGGGGTTGACATGTCCTTGGATCTTGGTATCTCAGTGGCTGATCTTGATAAGGAAACCATGGAGATGGTTGATTTAATGAATGGTACGGACGGTATGATGGGTGGGGTTGTTTCTACCGGTGGTATGGCTGCAGGGAGTGGTGGTGATCAGGATAGTGATCTTAACATATCGCCATCTGCTCCTGGTATCGGGGGCGAGGATGGTGGAGCTAAAGAGAAGGTTAACTTACCTCAAGAACTGCCACTTCAACTTTTAGACAACATTCAAAAGATAAAAGAG GCTGCCAGGAAGTCAGTTGAAGGAAAGACTAAATTCTTCAATTCGCATGTCAATGGTCTATTACTCAA GATAGAGCATGGTACCCGTATGGTGAACTGTAGTAAGAGATCAGCAGTGTATTCACATTTAGCTTTTCATTTACCCTGCACCAAACTTACTCTTCAGAAGAGAGCTAAGAAACTTCAACTAGGTGTTCAAGACAATCATCTCAAAGAACCTCTTCAAAGGCTTCGGGAAG ctATCGCTGAAGTGATGCCTGATCAACAGATGAGATATAAAACAGAATGTGAAGAAGTTTCTCTCAAGAT GGATCTTGGACCTACGCATGATTCAGAAGGGAAGGTAATAGAACTCAAACCACCCAAGAAGAAGTTTATCTGGGATGACAGGTTGAG AGCTCTACTATGTGAGGTAGTAAAGGTCAAGGTTAAGACGTTTGAGATCAGTAAAACCAGAACCCAGTCAGCAGAGGAATACCTGAAAGCTTTCCTAGAATCGGACGTCAAGAACCTATGGCCTAAAGATTGGATTCAAACAAG AAATCTTTTCAAGGAAAGTCGAGCAGTCCATGATCATGTAACCTCAATAGGCAAGCAGCGTAAATCTACGCCTGGAGCTCCTAGGAAACTACTCTTGACCACTATCAAGAAGACTTTGGGTAGTGAGGATGTTGAAGGTTCGAGTACAATCCCTCAGGGCTCCTCAGAGACTCAAGAATTTGAACCATCTAGTACGCAGGCCAATGAGATGATTGGTAGTCCAGTCACTACTAAACATATAGAAGATGTTCCAACACTGGTTGATTGCATGGGGAGTGGGGAAGATTCTATGGATGCCATGATATCAAGCTCTCACCTCAAAGGTACAGAGTATGCGACAGCTTCGTCAGACAGCAACCAGGAAGCATCTCCTGTGGTTGCCACAGCACAAACTGTTCCTGTCTCAAGTACATCACCCTTGCCTCATCTTGACCCTGGTTTCCTGGTAGATCAGATGCTAAACCAACAATTAGTGACAAACTCACAAGTTTCAAGACCAGCGGTAGGTGGTGCTTCTTCATCAAATATTAGAACTCTCGATATGAATGTCAAAGTCCAAGGAACAAAGAACATTGCATTGATGCCAGAGACTGTTAAACTAGCTGCAATGTCCACAGGAGAAATGCTTCCAAAACAAGCTGGTGTAGACTCAATGCCCAGTCAGCAGTCCTGCTCTGCTGCATTATCAGCCATTAGTAATATGCATAGCAGGAGAACAATGCATAAACAAGAGCCTGGTTTGCAGGCTAAGGATGTAACATCATCAAGTATGATGAGTAAAGTGAGACCCAGTGTCAGCAATGTAGCTATTGTTGGCAATGTGCCCAGATCTGAAATGCAATTAGGTCAGCCAGTTATTAGACTTaaaagagattctaagcttgaGAAGATGAATTCTAACAGTAGATTGAAAGTCCAAGGGATACAGCATAAAGGGCAAGCATCGCCGGTACCTAAATCACAAACTATCCTTGTAGGTGGGGTACACACGATGCCTTACAGCCAATCTGCAAGCAATACATCATTACAGGGTAGATCATCAAATGTGACGACTCAAAGAATAGGTGGGGGCATGGATCCACTACCTCAGATGTCCTCTCAGGTTGCCCCGGGCAACGGCAACATCCGtctatcttcatcatcatcacagtcTACCTCTCGTCGTTCAAGCTATGTCTCGCCAACCAACACCCAGCAACGAGCCGCTGGTTCCGCCCACAGTCCGGGATCAGCATTCTCCACCCCTTCTCAGCACAGCCATCTTATGAAAGCTCAAGCTTCACCATCAATCCCCCAGCAGACCTCACCATCTGCCTATTCTTCAACTACTCCAAGACAGTATACATCACCTCATCAGCAATACAGCCCTGGTCACACCTCACCTATAGCTGCTGGTTATTCTACCACCTCACCATCTTCCTATCAAACCTTGGCAAGTGGTGGAGGATATCAGCAGATGCCTCTCAGTGACATGACGGCAAGACAGCAGACCACAGGAGGGACTAACTATACCAACAACTATCCTATGGTGCAAAGCTCAACCCAGGGTGGGGTACCTCAGAGCCCGGTAGGAGATGCTGTTATCACAGGCCCCGCCCCAGGGACATTTTATCATCAATCTCCTACAG ATGCTAGGTATACAGGTGACACTTCTTCCAATCAGCATCGTATCATCTGA
- the LOC129260778 gene encoding ubinuclein-2-like isoform X1 gives MAERRRIIPASVGPTFKDQRENKSPPALRLVLDLGETTEEQCSEFAYPILVKNALGEESEEAREAQTFNDIHEEDLQGLEAIAKQFEEKYNKPGKKGKKKKMLLEDLIDAGMGYDETDPFVDNSECYDELVPASLTTQFGGFYINSGQLKFKEISDSEDGDFQKPRTPKKKKRLKLENGDGKREKKMKRKLSSESGSGDHISKKTKKQLKKKAREEKKKKKKGPRLIRTPTVAELLKRNTGSLPGSPQSHPATSTFNGPPSTSNAATSKASSSNTTTTPGLVSSSGGAQAAPGVDMSLDLGISVADLDKETMEMVDLMNGTDGMMGGVVSTGGMAAGSGGDQDSDLNISPSAPGIGGEDGGAKEKVNLPQELPLQLLDNIQKIKEAARKSVEGKTKFFNSHVNGLLLKIEHGTRMVNCSKRSAVYSHLAFHLPCTKLTLQKRAKKLQLGVQDNHLKEPLQRLREAIAEVMPDQQMRYKTECEEVSLKMDLGPTHDSEGKVIELKPPKKKFIWDDRLRALLCEVVKVKVKTFEISKTRTQSAEEYLKAFLESDVKNLWPKDWIQTRNLFKESRAVHDHVTSIGKQRKSTPGAPRKLLLTTIKKTLGSEDVEGSSTIPQGSSETQEFEPSSTQANEMIGSPVTTKHIEDVPTLVDCMGSGEDSMDAMISSSHLKGTEYATASSDSNQEASPVVATAQTVPVSSTSPLPHLDPGFLVDQMLNQQLVTNSQVSRPAVGGASSSNIRTLDMNVKVQGTKNIALMPETVKLAAMSTGEMLPKQAGVDSMPSQQSCSAALSAISNMHSRRTMHKQEPGLQAKDVTSSSMMSKVRPSVSNVAIVGNVPRSEMQLGQPVIRLKRDSKLEKMNSNSRLKVQGIQHKGQASPVPKSQTILVGGVHTMPYSQSASNTSLQGRSSNVTTQRIGGGMDPLPQMSSQVAPGNGNIRLSSSSSQSTSRRSSYVSPTNTQQRAAGSAHSPGSAFSTPSQHSHLMKAQASPSIPQQTSPSAYSSTTPRQYTSPHQQYSPGHTSPIAAGYSTTSPSSYQTLASGGGYQQMPLSDMTARQQTTGGTNYTNNYPMVQSSTQGGVPQSPVGDAVITGPAPGTFYHQSPTGGGLLPPHQTTPSPSHPLPPDALDLLCAHQAFADARYTGDTSSNQHRII, from the exons ATGGCAGAACGTAGAAGGATTATACCAGCTTCGGTTGGACCAACTTTCAAGGATCAGAGGGAAAACAAATCACCCCCAGCGCTGCGACTCGTGCTCGACCTGGGAGAAACAACAGAAGAGCAATGTTCAGAATTTGCCTATCCAATCCTGGTTAAAAATGCTTTG GGAGAAGAATCAGAAGAAGCTCGAGAGGCACAAACCTTCAATGATATACATGAAGAAGACCTGCAAGGATTGGAGGCCAtagcaaaacaatttgaagaaaagtaTAAC AAACCtggaaagaagggaaagaagaagaagatgttgTTAGAGGACTTGATAGATGCTGGAATGGGTTATGATGAAACAGATCCCTTCGTGGATAATTCTGAATGT TATGATGAATTAGTCCCTGCCAGCCTGACAACACAGTTTGGAGGATTCTACATCAATTCTGGTCAGCTGAAATTCAAAGAAATCTCAGATTCTGAAGATGGTGATTTCCAAAAACCTAGAACACCAAAG AAAAAGAAGAGACTTAAACTGGAGAATGGAGatgggaaaagagaaaagaagatgaagagaaagTTATCAAGTGAAAGTGGTAGTGGAGATCACATCtcaaagaaaactaagaaacaACTGAAGAAAAAGGCCAG ggaagagaagaaaaagaagaagaaggggccGAGACTGATTCGCACCCCAACTGTAGCCGAACTACTGAAGCGCAACACTGGATCATTGCCAGGATCACCACAAAGTCATCCAGCTACCTCGACCTTCAATGGACCACCTTCCACTTCAAATGCTGCAACATCCAAGGCATCTTCCTCTAATACCACCACCACTCCAGGGTTGGTATCATCATCTGGCGGGGCACAGGCGGCTCCAGGGGTTGACATGTCCTTGGATCTTGGTATCTCAGTGGCTGATCTTGATAAGGAAACCATGGAGATGGTTGATTTAATGAATGGTACGGACGGTATGATGGGTGGGGTTGTTTCTACCGGTGGTATGGCTGCAGGGAGTGGTGGTGATCAGGATAGTGATCTTAACATATCGCCATCTGCTCCTGGTATCGGGGGCGAGGATGGTGGAGCTAAAGAGAAGGTTAACTTACCTCAAGAACTGCCACTTCAACTTTTAGACAACATTCAAAAGATAAAAGAG GCTGCCAGGAAGTCAGTTGAAGGAAAGACTAAATTCTTCAATTCGCATGTCAATGGTCTATTACTCAA GATAGAGCATGGTACCCGTATGGTGAACTGTAGTAAGAGATCAGCAGTGTATTCACATTTAGCTTTTCATTTACCCTGCACCAAACTTACTCTTCAGAAGAGAGCTAAGAAACTTCAACTAGGTGTTCAAGACAATCATCTCAAAGAACCTCTTCAAAGGCTTCGGGAAG ctATCGCTGAAGTGATGCCTGATCAACAGATGAGATATAAAACAGAATGTGAAGAAGTTTCTCTCAAGAT GGATCTTGGACCTACGCATGATTCAGAAGGGAAGGTAATAGAACTCAAACCACCCAAGAAGAAGTTTATCTGGGATGACAGGTTGAG AGCTCTACTATGTGAGGTAGTAAAGGTCAAGGTTAAGACGTTTGAGATCAGTAAAACCAGAACCCAGTCAGCAGAGGAATACCTGAAAGCTTTCCTAGAATCGGACGTCAAGAACCTATGGCCTAAAGATTGGATTCAAACAAG AAATCTTTTCAAGGAAAGTCGAGCAGTCCATGATCATGTAACCTCAATAGGCAAGCAGCGTAAATCTACGCCTGGAGCTCCTAGGAAACTACTCTTGACCACTATCAAGAAGACTTTGGGTAGTGAGGATGTTGAAGGTTCGAGTACAATCCCTCAGGGCTCCTCAGAGACTCAAGAATTTGAACCATCTAGTACGCAGGCCAATGAGATGATTGGTAGTCCAGTCACTACTAAACATATAGAAGATGTTCCAACACTGGTTGATTGCATGGGGAGTGGGGAAGATTCTATGGATGCCATGATATCAAGCTCTCACCTCAAAGGTACAGAGTATGCGACAGCTTCGTCAGACAGCAACCAGGAAGCATCTCCTGTGGTTGCCACAGCACAAACTGTTCCTGTCTCAAGTACATCACCCTTGCCTCATCTTGACCCTGGTTTCCTGGTAGATCAGATGCTAAACCAACAATTAGTGACAAACTCACAAGTTTCAAGACCAGCGGTAGGTGGTGCTTCTTCATCAAATATTAGAACTCTCGATATGAATGTCAAAGTCCAAGGAACAAAGAACATTGCATTGATGCCAGAGACTGTTAAACTAGCTGCAATGTCCACAGGAGAAATGCTTCCAAAACAAGCTGGTGTAGACTCAATGCCCAGTCAGCAGTCCTGCTCTGCTGCATTATCAGCCATTAGTAATATGCATAGCAGGAGAACAATGCATAAACAAGAGCCTGGTTTGCAGGCTAAGGATGTAACATCATCAAGTATGATGAGTAAAGTGAGACCCAGTGTCAGCAATGTAGCTATTGTTGGCAATGTGCCCAGATCTGAAATGCAATTAGGTCAGCCAGTTATTAGACTTaaaagagattctaagcttgaGAAGATGAATTCTAACAGTAGATTGAAAGTCCAAGGGATACAGCATAAAGGGCAAGCATCGCCGGTACCTAAATCACAAACTATCCTTGTAGGTGGGGTACACACGATGCCTTACAGCCAATCTGCAAGCAATACATCATTACAGGGTAGATCATCAAATGTGACGACTCAAAGAATAGGTGGGGGCATGGATCCACTACCTCAGATGTCCTCTCAGGTTGCCCCGGGCAACGGCAACATCCGtctatcttcatcatcatcacagtcTACCTCTCGTCGTTCAAGCTATGTCTCGCCAACCAACACCCAGCAACGAGCCGCTGGTTCCGCCCACAGTCCGGGATCAGCATTCTCCACCCCTTCTCAGCACAGCCATCTTATGAAAGCTCAAGCTTCACCATCAATCCCCCAGCAGACCTCACCATCTGCCTATTCTTCAACTACTCCAAGACAGTATACATCACCTCATCAGCAATACAGCCCTGGTCACACCTCACCTATAGCTGCTGGTTATTCTACCACCTCACCATCTTCCTATCAAACCTTGGCAAGTGGTGGAGGATATCAGCAGATGCCTCTCAGTGACATGACGGCAAGACAGCAGACCACAGGAGGGACTAACTATACCAACAACTATCCTATGGTGCAAAGCTCAACCCAGGGTGGGGTACCTCAGAGCCCGGTAGGAGATGCTGTTATCACAGGCCCCGCCCCAGGGACATTTTATCATCAATCTCCTACAG GTGGTGGTTTATTACCCCCTCATCAGACTACTCCTTCCCCCTCCCACCCTCTTCCTCCTGATGCGTTAGATTTGCTGTGTGCTCATCAGGCCTTTGCAG ATGCTAGGTATACAGGTGACACTTCTTCCAATCAGCATCGTATCATCTGA
- the LOC129260778 gene encoding ubinuclein-2-like isoform X4 — protein MAERRRIIPASVGPTFKDQRENKSPPALRLVLDLGETTEEQCSEFAYPILVKNALGEESEEAREAQTFNDIHEEDLQGLEAIAKQFEEKYNKPGKKGKKKKMLLEDLIDAGMGYDETDPFVDNSECYDELVPASLTTQFGGFYINSGQLKFKEISDSEDGDFQKPRTPKKKKRLKLENGDGKREKKMKRKLSSESGSGDHISKKTKKQLKKKAREEKKKKKKGPRLIRTPTVAELLKRNTGSLPGSPQSHPATSTFNGPPSTSNAATSKASSSNTTTTPGLVSSSGGAQAAPGVDMSLDLGISVADLDKETMEMVDLMNGTDGMMGGVVSTGGMAAGSGGDQDSDLNISPSAPGIGGEDGGAKEKVNLPQELPLQLLDNIQKIKEAARKSVEGKTKFFNSHVNGLLLKIEHGTRMVNCSKRSAVYSHLAFHLPCTKLTLQKRAKKLQLGVQDNHLKEPLQRLREAIAEVMPDQQMRYKTECEEVSLKMDLGPTHDSEGKVIELKPPKKKFIWDDRLRALLCEVVKVKVKTFEISKTRTQSAEEYLKAFLESDVKNLWPKDWIQTRNLFKESRAVHDHVTSIGKQRKSTPGAPRKLLLTTIKKTLGSEDVEGSSTIPQGSSETQEFEPSSTQANEMIGSPVTTKHIEDVPTLVDCMGSGEDSMDAMISSSHLKGTEYATASSDSNQEASPVVATAQTVPVSSTSPLPHLDPGFLVDQMLNQQLVTNSQVSRPAVGGASSSNIRTLDMNVKVQGTKNIALMPETVKLAAMSTGEMLPKQAGVDSMPSQQSCSAALSAISNMHSRRTMHKQEPGLQAKDVTSSSMMSKVRPSVSNVAIVGNVPRSEMQLGQPVIRLKRDSKLEKMNSNSRLKVQGIQHKGQASPVPKSQTILVGGVHTMPYSQSASNTSLQGRSSNVTTQRIGGGMDPLPQMSSQVAPGNGNIRLSSSSSQSTSRRSSYVSPTNTQQRAAGSAHSPGSAFSTPSQHSHLMKAQASPSIPQQTSPSAYSSTTPRQYTSPHQQYSPGHTSPIAAGYSTTSPSSYQTLASGGGYQQMPLSDMTARQQTTGGTNYTNNYPMVQSSTQGGVPQSPVGDAVITGPAPGTFYHQSPTD, from the exons ATGGCAGAACGTAGAAGGATTATACCAGCTTCGGTTGGACCAACTTTCAAGGATCAGAGGGAAAACAAATCACCCCCAGCGCTGCGACTCGTGCTCGACCTGGGAGAAACAACAGAAGAGCAATGTTCAGAATTTGCCTATCCAATCCTGGTTAAAAATGCTTTG GGAGAAGAATCAGAAGAAGCTCGAGAGGCACAAACCTTCAATGATATACATGAAGAAGACCTGCAAGGATTGGAGGCCAtagcaaaacaatttgaagaaaagtaTAAC AAACCtggaaagaagggaaagaagaagaagatgttgTTAGAGGACTTGATAGATGCTGGAATGGGTTATGATGAAACAGATCCCTTCGTGGATAATTCTGAATGT TATGATGAATTAGTCCCTGCCAGCCTGACAACACAGTTTGGAGGATTCTACATCAATTCTGGTCAGCTGAAATTCAAAGAAATCTCAGATTCTGAAGATGGTGATTTCCAAAAACCTAGAACACCAAAG AAAAAGAAGAGACTTAAACTGGAGAATGGAGatgggaaaagagaaaagaagatgaagagaaagTTATCAAGTGAAAGTGGTAGTGGAGATCACATCtcaaagaaaactaagaaacaACTGAAGAAAAAGGCCAG ggaagagaagaaaaagaagaagaaggggccGAGACTGATTCGCACCCCAACTGTAGCCGAACTACTGAAGCGCAACACTGGATCATTGCCAGGATCACCACAAAGTCATCCAGCTACCTCGACCTTCAATGGACCACCTTCCACTTCAAATGCTGCAACATCCAAGGCATCTTCCTCTAATACCACCACCACTCCAGGGTTGGTATCATCATCTGGCGGGGCACAGGCGGCTCCAGGGGTTGACATGTCCTTGGATCTTGGTATCTCAGTGGCTGATCTTGATAAGGAAACCATGGAGATGGTTGATTTAATGAATGGTACGGACGGTATGATGGGTGGGGTTGTTTCTACCGGTGGTATGGCTGCAGGGAGTGGTGGTGATCAGGATAGTGATCTTAACATATCGCCATCTGCTCCTGGTATCGGGGGCGAGGATGGTGGAGCTAAAGAGAAGGTTAACTTACCTCAAGAACTGCCACTTCAACTTTTAGACAACATTCAAAAGATAAAAGAG GCTGCCAGGAAGTCAGTTGAAGGAAAGACTAAATTCTTCAATTCGCATGTCAATGGTCTATTACTCAA GATAGAGCATGGTACCCGTATGGTGAACTGTAGTAAGAGATCAGCAGTGTATTCACATTTAGCTTTTCATTTACCCTGCACCAAACTTACTCTTCAGAAGAGAGCTAAGAAACTTCAACTAGGTGTTCAAGACAATCATCTCAAAGAACCTCTTCAAAGGCTTCGGGAAG ctATCGCTGAAGTGATGCCTGATCAACAGATGAGATATAAAACAGAATGTGAAGAAGTTTCTCTCAAGAT GGATCTTGGACCTACGCATGATTCAGAAGGGAAGGTAATAGAACTCAAACCACCCAAGAAGAAGTTTATCTGGGATGACAGGTTGAG AGCTCTACTATGTGAGGTAGTAAAGGTCAAGGTTAAGACGTTTGAGATCAGTAAAACCAGAACCCAGTCAGCAGAGGAATACCTGAAAGCTTTCCTAGAATCGGACGTCAAGAACCTATGGCCTAAAGATTGGATTCAAACAAG AAATCTTTTCAAGGAAAGTCGAGCAGTCCATGATCATGTAACCTCAATAGGCAAGCAGCGTAAATCTACGCCTGGAGCTCCTAGGAAACTACTCTTGACCACTATCAAGAAGACTTTGGGTAGTGAGGATGTTGAAGGTTCGAGTACAATCCCTCAGGGCTCCTCAGAGACTCAAGAATTTGAACCATCTAGTACGCAGGCCAATGAGATGATTGGTAGTCCAGTCACTACTAAACATATAGAAGATGTTCCAACACTGGTTGATTGCATGGGGAGTGGGGAAGATTCTATGGATGCCATGATATCAAGCTCTCACCTCAAAGGTACAGAGTATGCGACAGCTTCGTCAGACAGCAACCAGGAAGCATCTCCTGTGGTTGCCACAGCACAAACTGTTCCTGTCTCAAGTACATCACCCTTGCCTCATCTTGACCCTGGTTTCCTGGTAGATCAGATGCTAAACCAACAATTAGTGACAAACTCACAAGTTTCAAGACCAGCGGTAGGTGGTGCTTCTTCATCAAATATTAGAACTCTCGATATGAATGTCAAAGTCCAAGGAACAAAGAACATTGCATTGATGCCAGAGACTGTTAAACTAGCTGCAATGTCCACAGGAGAAATGCTTCCAAAACAAGCTGGTGTAGACTCAATGCCCAGTCAGCAGTCCTGCTCTGCTGCATTATCAGCCATTAGTAATATGCATAGCAGGAGAACAATGCATAAACAAGAGCCTGGTTTGCAGGCTAAGGATGTAACATCATCAAGTATGATGAGTAAAGTGAGACCCAGTGTCAGCAATGTAGCTATTGTTGGCAATGTGCCCAGATCTGAAATGCAATTAGGTCAGCCAGTTATTAGACTTaaaagagattctaagcttgaGAAGATGAATTCTAACAGTAGATTGAAAGTCCAAGGGATACAGCATAAAGGGCAAGCATCGCCGGTACCTAAATCACAAACTATCCTTGTAGGTGGGGTACACACGATGCCTTACAGCCAATCTGCAAGCAATACATCATTACAGGGTAGATCATCAAATGTGACGACTCAAAGAATAGGTGGGGGCATGGATCCACTACCTCAGATGTCCTCTCAGGTTGCCCCGGGCAACGGCAACATCCGtctatcttcatcatcatcacagtcTACCTCTCGTCGTTCAAGCTATGTCTCGCCAACCAACACCCAGCAACGAGCCGCTGGTTCCGCCCACAGTCCGGGATCAGCATTCTCCACCCCTTCTCAGCACAGCCATCTTATGAAAGCTCAAGCTTCACCATCAATCCCCCAGCAGACCTCACCATCTGCCTATTCTTCAACTACTCCAAGACAGTATACATCACCTCATCAGCAATACAGCCCTGGTCACACCTCACCTATAGCTGCTGGTTATTCTACCACCTCACCATCTTCCTATCAAACCTTGGCAAGTGGTGGAGGATATCAGCAGATGCCTCTCAGTGACATGACGGCAAGACAGCAGACCACAGGAGGGACTAACTATACCAACAACTATCCTATGGTGCAAAGCTCAACCCAGGGTGGGGTACCTCAGAGCCCGGTAGGAGATGCTGTTATCACAGGCCCCGCCCCAGGGACATTTTATCATCAATCTCCTACAG ACTAG